ATCCGCGGCGCGCTGAACAAGCTCCTCACGCTCTCGCCCGCGGAGCGCGCGCGGGGCGTCGTCGCCTATTCCTCGGGCAATCACGCGCAGGGCGTCGCGCTCGCGGCGCGGATGACGGGGACGACCGCGATCATCTGCATGCCGAAAGACGCGCCCGCGCTCAAGCTCGAGGCCACGCGCAACTACGGGGCCGAGGTCGTCTTCTACGACCGCCTGCGCGACGACCGCGCCGCCGTGGCCCAGCGGATCGTGGAGGAGACGGGGCGCGTTCTCGTGCCGCCCTACGACGACTACGCGGTCATGGCGGGGCAGGGGACGGCCGCGCTCGAGCTCTTCCAGGAGGTGCCCTCGCTCGACGCGCTCGTCACGCCCGTCGGCGGCGGCGGGCTCATCGCGGGCTGCAGCACGGTCGCGAAGAGCCTCTTCCCCGGCGTCGCCGTCTTCGGCGTCGAGGCGGACACGGCGGACGATACCTACCGCTCCCTCCGGAAGGGCGAGCGCGTCACGATCCCGCCGCCGGCGACGATCGCCGACGGGATCCGCGTGACGAGCCCCGGCGCGCTCACGTTCCCGATCCTCCAGAAGAACCTGACCGACGTGTGCCTCGTGACCGACGCGGAGATCGTCGCCACCGTCCGCTTCCTGGCGCTCCGCGGGCGCGTCGTCGTCGAGCCCACGGGCGCGGTCGGCGCCGCGGCCGTGCTCCACGGGAAGGTCCCGCTGGCGCGCGGGGCGCGCGTGGGCGTGGTGCTCTCCGGGGGCAACGTCGAGCCGGAGCTGCTGATCGAGATCCTCCGCGCGAAGTAGGGCGGGAGCCGCGCAGAGCGCGGCTCGCTCAGCGGCGGTGGAAGGGCGGGATCACCTCGGCGGCCAGGCGCTCGAGCTGCTCGAGCATCCGCTCGGGCGGTCCCATCGGCCGCAGGACGAATTTCGACCCGCCGCCCGCGACGTACTGTTCCAGGCGCTCGCGCACGACCTCCGCGGGTCCGAACGCGGTGCACGCCGCGAGCGTCGCGTCGTCCACGCGGCCGCGCGGGATGAAGGGCGCGGCGGCCGCGCGCGCCCGCGCGGGATCGTCGTCGAGCCAGAAGGTGACGAGCGCGCCGAAGTGGTCGCCCGGCACCTCGCGCCCGGCCTCGGCGGCGAAGGCGCACGTCTTCTCGACGCCCGCGCGGAACCCGTCGGGCGCGATGAACGACGGGATCCAGCCGTCGCCCAGGCGTCCCGCCCGGCGCATCGCCGCCTCGCTGTTGCCGCCGATCCAGAGCGGCAGGGGCCGCTGCACGGGACGCGGCAGGACCGTGACGCGCTCGAGCTTCCAGAACTCGCCGTCGAAGGAGACCTCGTCCTCGCTCCAGCACCGGCGCATGATCCGGATCGCCTCGTCGGTCCTGCGGCCGCGCTCCGTGAACGGGACGCCCGCCGCCCTGAACTCGCGCTCCTGCTCAACGCCGATGCCGACGGCCGGC
The window above is part of the Candidatus Methylomirabilota bacterium genome. Proteins encoded here:
- a CDS encoding threonine/serine dehydratase; translated protein: MSTASPLTIDAIQTAARRLLGRIHRTPVIASQSFDDASGHSVFFKCENLQRAGAFKIRGALNKLLTLSPAERARGVVAYSSGNHAQGVALAARMTGTTAIICMPKDAPALKLEATRNYGAEVVFYDRLRDDRAAVAQRIVEETGRVLVPPYDDYAVMAGQGTAALELFQEVPSLDALVTPVGGGGLIAGCSTVAKSLFPGVAVFGVEADTADDTYRSLRKGERVTIPPPATIADGIRVTSPGALTFPILQKNLTDVCLVTDAEIVATVRFLALRGRVVVEPTGAVGAAAVLHGKVPLARGARVGVVLSGGNVEPELLIEILRAK
- a CDS encoding LLM class flavin-dependent oxidoreductase — protein: GPWAAGPEGADLFWKLLDLCERTEIDSVWFSDRLSSPLPVLEPITTMAAVAARTRRLKFGPSVLIAPFRAPVLAARQLAMLDYLSGGRVLPAVGIGVEQEREFRAAGVPFTERGRRTDEAIRIMRRCWSEDEVSFDGEFWKLERVTVLPRPVQRPLPLWIGGNSEAAMRRAGRLGDGWIPSFIAPDGFRAGVEKTCAFAAEAGREVPGDHFGALVTFWLDDDPARARAAAAPFIPRGRVDDATLAACTAFGPAEVVRERLEQYVAGGGSKFVLRPMGPPERMLEQLERLAAEVIPPFHRR